AGTACGTTCATGACCCAGATAGGGAACTATACAGGTTGCCAGAGCGAAGCTTTTTTCCAGTAATTCGTTGCAGCGTTCCTGGTTGGCCCTTATTCCCCGCAAGCATTTTTCTGTGAAAGCGTTAATGCCTAATTTGAGTTCTTCTATCATTTCCAGTATGTGAGCGGCAATAAAAGGTCCGAGATGATTCAATTCCAGCTGTCCACTGGAGCAGGAAAAAGCTATAGCCTGGTCTTTACCCATTACGTCAATAGCGATGCCTTCTATGTATTCGCACATGACGGGATTGACTTTCCCAGGCATTATCGAGGAACCCTCTTGCAGGGCAGGCAGGCTGATTTCGCTAATACCAGCTCGTGGCCCCATAGAGAGTAGACGCAGGTCGTTGGCTATTTTGCGCAGGTTCACGGCTAATGAACGCAAAAGACCCGATACTTCAGAGAAAACATCCAGATTCTGAGTATTTTCGAAAAGATTCATGGCTTTGGCCAGCGGCAAACCAGTTATCTCGTTCAAGTGGACGATTGCTCTGGCAATGTATTCAGGGTGAGCATTTAAACCTGTTCCTACTGCAGTTCCGCCAAGGTTAACTTCTTTTATTCGTTCCCTGCTTTTCCAGAGTCTCCAACGGTCGCGGGCGATGGCTTCAGCAAAGGCACCAAATTCCATTCCCAGAGTTATAGGAACGGCGTCCTGAAGCTCGGTCCTTCCTACCTTTAGCACAGAAGCAAACTCTTTCTCTTTTTGCTGCAGCGTTTCCTGAAGGTTAATGATTTCTTTTTCCAGCTCGTCGAGTTGCCAGAGTGTGGCTACCTTAACTGCGGTCATGAAGGTATCATTGGTAGATTGGCTCAGGTTTACATGATCAAAGGGGTTGATTTTTTGATAGTTGCCTTTAGAATAGCCGAGTATTTCCAGGGCTCGGTTGGCAATTATTTCGTTAATATTCATATTGAGAGAGGTTCCAGCCCCGCCCTGAAAAATGGGTACGATGACTTCCTCATTAAATTTGCCCTCCATGCCTTCTTCGCAGGCTTTCAGTA
This portion of the Thermatribacter velox genome encodes:
- a CDS encoding aspartate ammonia-lyase, with the protein product MKRSLDGFPKIEVNTQRKEGKALKKEFFRKERDLLGEEAIPENAYWGVHSKRARDNFPFSKKVPPSLVKAYFAVKWACARANLEVGLLEAKIGNAILKACEEGMEGKFNEEVIVPIFQGGAGTSLNMNINEIIANRALEILGYSKGNYQKINPFDHVNLSQSTNDTFMTAVKVATLWQLDELEKEIINLQETLQQKEKEFASVLKVGRTELQDAVPITLGMEFGAFAEAIARDRWRLWKSRERIKEVNLGGTAVGTGLNAHPEYIARAIVHLNEITGLPLAKAMNLFENTQNLDVFSEVSGLLRSLAVNLRKIANDLRLLSMGPRAGISEISLPALQEGSSIMPGKVNPVMCEYIEGIAIDVMGKDQAIAFSCSSGQLELNHLGPFIAAHILEMIEELKLGINAFTEKCLRGIRANQERCNELLEKSFALATCIVPYLGHERTSELVQECLREGKNFRDFLIEQKIFSEEELKNILNPLEISRPGIPGFGKVEVKRP